The proteins below come from a single Ignavibacteria bacterium genomic window:
- a CDS encoding PAS domain S-box protein yields MGYKKQFLLLFLLIVVCGILFYSTYSDVKRATIDQFDYEQTIHARQAATGIRTFFSHYKDMLDYFSAQDEIVNMNQSGKELLTHFYLSHSHEIKAVTRIDSSGKVLFTVPYNKNLIGRNISYQEHVRRFLDKRKNVLSDVFDAVQGYKCVAYYEPIFENGKFKGGIAALVPFDNLSRNYLKDIKVRQSGTAWIVSHEGTILYGSAAENNFKPVSEVFKESPSALSMIGKILSGKEGADDYYYSPGKGGNKEVLMRSYYLPVHIADQFWSIIVSTPEKEVLATMSGFIIKWLIVVILLFSGILVYVNYAIKAKAIIKEEKRRRIAEKALKDSEKKFRTLVELSPDAITLLDMDSKILACNQQAARMLGYNAAYELIGKNSLDMVVPGDRPEVERKMKQLLREGSLRNVESRFQRTDGQEFPVEFSLGLVYDSSGRPISFTTVARDITGRKQAEEELLLAKEKAEKSDKLKSEFLAQMSHEIRSPINSILSFSSLLEEELDGKMPEDLETSFSIIRNAGKRIIRTVDLILNMSEIQTGTYELLPKKFDLMKDILEKLHMEFCHQAKEKGIELTLENKTGKADVRVFADEYTVGQVFNNLVNNAVKYTEQGKISVIVEKNEKDDLVVSIRDTGIGISEEYLPNLFKPFSQEEQGYTRKYEGNGLGLALVKKYCEMNNLSIEVDSKKGVGSVFRVDFN; encoded by the coding sequence ATGGGTTACAAGAAACAATTTCTGCTTTTATTTCTGCTCATTGTTGTATGCGGAATTCTTTTTTATTCTACATACAGCGACGTAAAGCGGGCAACAATAGATCAGTTTGATTATGAGCAGACTATCCATGCCAGGCAGGCTGCTACAGGAATCCGGACTTTCTTTAGCCATTATAAAGATATGCTCGATTATTTCTCCGCTCAGGATGAAATCGTCAACATGAACCAAAGCGGCAAAGAGCTGCTTACGCATTTTTATCTGAGCCACTCCCATGAAATAAAAGCCGTAACCCGCATCGATTCATCCGGCAAAGTACTTTTTACAGTCCCATACAATAAAAATCTTATCGGGCGCAATATATCATACCAGGAACATGTAAGAAGATTTCTGGACAAGCGTAAAAATGTACTGAGCGACGTTTTTGATGCCGTTCAGGGCTATAAGTGCGTGGCATATTATGAACCCATATTCGAAAACGGAAAATTCAAAGGCGGAATTGCTGCCCTGGTGCCCTTTGATAATTTAAGCAGAAATTATCTGAAGGATATAAAAGTTCGCCAGAGCGGTACGGCTTGGATCGTAAGCCACGAGGGAACGATTCTCTACGGTTCTGCTGCGGAAAATAACTTCAAGCCGGTTTCTGAAGTTTTCAAGGAATCCCCTTCCGCGCTTTCGATGATAGGAAAGATCTTAAGCGGAAAAGAGGGGGCGGATGATTATTACTACAGCCCCGGCAAAGGCGGTAACAAGGAGGTGCTTATGCGCTCTTATTACCTGCCGGTTCATATAGCCGACCAGTTCTGGTCGATAATAGTTTCAACACCCGAAAAGGAAGTGCTCGCAACTATGAGCGGCTTCATTATAAAATGGCTCATCGTTGTAATTCTTCTCTTTAGCGGCATTCTGGTTTATGTGAATTATGCCATTAAAGCAAAGGCAATCATAAAGGAAGAAAAAAGGCGCAGAATTGCCGAGAAGGCACTGAAGGACTCCGAGAAAAAGTTCAGAACACTTGTTGAACTTTCTCCTGATGCCATTACGCTCCTGGATATGGATTCAAAAATACTGGCCTGTAACCAGCAGGCAGCACGTATGCTGGGTTATAATGCGGCATATGAGCTTATTGGAAAGAATTCACTCGACATGGTGGTCCCCGGTGACAGGCCTGAAGTAGAAAGAAAGATGAAGCAGCTTTTAAGAGAAGGAAGCCTCAGAAATGTTGAATCGAGATTTCAGCGCACGGACGGGCAGGAGTTTCCCGTTGAATTCAGCCTTGGGCTTGTCTACGATTCAAGCGGAAGGCCAATCTCTTTTACAACGGTCGCACGCGACATTACAGGCCGCAAGCAGGCCGAAGAGGAACTCCTTCTTGCCAAGGAAAAAGCTGAAAAGTCAGATAAGCTGAAATCGGAATTCCTTGCCCAGATGTCGCACGAGATCCGCAGCCCAATAAATTCCATACTAAGCTTCTCAAGCCTCCTGGAAGAGGAGCTGGACGGTAAAATGCCCGAGGACCTTGAAACCAGCTTCTCCATCATTAGAAATGCGGGGAAAAGGATTATCAGAACGGTCGATCTCATTCTTAACATGTCTGAAATTCAGACGGGGACCTATGAGCTGCTGCCGAAGAAGTTTGATCTTATGAAAGATATACTTGAAAAGCTGCACATGGAATTCTGCCATCAGGCAAAGGAGAAAGGAATTGAGCTTACGCTTGAGAATAAAACCGGCAAAGCCGATGTAAGGGTTTTTGCTGATGAGTACACGGTAGGACAGGTCTTCAACAACCTGGTCAACAACGCCGTTAAGTATACCGAGCAGGGTAAAATAAGCGTTATCGTTGAAAAGAATGAAAAGGATGACCTGGTAGTCAGCATCCGCGATACAGGAATTGGGATTTCGGAAGAGTACCTGCCGAATCTTTTCAAGCCTTTTTCACAGGAGGAGCAGGGCTACACTAGAAAATACGAGGGCAACGGCCTCGGCCTGGCACTGGTCAAAAAGTACTGCGAAATGAATAACCTTTCAATTGAAGTGGACAGCAAAAAGGGTGTGGGCTCGGTATTCAGGGTAGATTTTAACTAG
- a CDS encoding response regulator transcription factor produces the protein MRVLVVEDEKGIAEFLKDGLEEEAFAVDLAPEGRSGLQMAEVNDYDLILLDWMLPGISGIELCRQLRKEKNDTPIIFLTAKDTAQDAVFGLESGANDYIRKPFAFEELLARIRVQLRSGSEEHSILRLGGVELNLDTHQVFQGSREVILTQKEFALLEFLLRNKGKVCTRTRIIEHVWDIHFEADTSVIDVYINFLRKKLDNGSGKSFIHTVRGSGYIAREE, from the coding sequence ATGAGGGTTCTGGTTGTTGAGGATGAAAAAGGAATTGCCGAATTCTTAAAGGATGGACTTGAAGAAGAAGCCTTCGCGGTGGACCTGGCTCCCGAAGGGCGCTCGGGCCTGCAGATGGCTGAAGTAAACGATTACGATTTAATACTCCTGGACTGGATGCTCCCGGGGATCAGCGGAATTGAACTCTGCCGGCAGCTCCGCAAAGAGAAAAATGATACTCCCATAATTTTTCTTACTGCAAAAGATACCGCACAGGACGCGGTCTTCGGGCTCGAAAGCGGTGCTAATGATTATATAAGGAAACCCTTTGCCTTCGAGGAGCTGCTGGCCAGAATAAGAGTGCAGTTAAGATCAGGCTCTGAGGAGCATTCAATCCTGAGGCTCGGAGGAGTGGAACTTAACCTTGATACGCACCAGGTTTTCCAGGGCTCCAGGGAAGTAATTTTAACGCAGAAGGAATTTGCACTTCTTGAATTCCTGCTCAGAAACAAAGGGAAGGTGTGCACCAGGACCCGGATAATTGAGCACGTATGGGATATTCACTTTGAAGCCGATACTTCAGTTATAGACGTGTATATTAACTTCCTGAGAAAAAAGCTGGATAATGGAAGCGGCAAAAGTTTTATTCACACCGTAAGGGGCTCGGGCTATATTGCACGTGAAGAATAA
- the argJ gene encoding bifunctional glutamate N-acetyltransferase/amino-acid acetyltransferase ArgJ translates to MYQFIENGTVTTVKGFKAAGIHCGIKKRKKDLALIYSELPCSAAGTFTINKVKAAPLLISKKAIGGKKPVKAVLVNSGNANACTGDEGHEDAKITQKHCAELLGIKPSEVLISSTGVIGKRLPMDTYLAGIDKIVPHLSEEGGLDAAQAIMTTDKKMKSYALRVKLEGGSVKIGAICKGSGMIMPNMATMLGFITTDAKVSQALLQKMLKKSVQNSFNKISVDGETSTNDMVVILANGHSELSIKAGSKNEALFQEALDALTKKMAKAIVSDGEGATKLVTINVTGAKTEKDADLIGKSVANSSLVKTAIYGRDANWGRIMSAAGMSGAKLDPSKVSISFDKVPVLLPGYKIVLDEEKALEVLSKDEFEINISLDSGKKAATWWTCDFTEEYIKINADYRT, encoded by the coding sequence ATGTATCAATTTATTGAAAACGGAACTGTAACAACCGTTAAGGGCTTTAAGGCAGCAGGCATCCACTGCGGAATCAAAAAAAGAAAGAAGGATCTTGCTCTAATATATTCGGAACTTCCATGCTCGGCAGCCGGAACATTTACAATCAACAAGGTTAAAGCCGCGCCGCTTCTTATTTCTAAAAAAGCCATCGGCGGCAAAAAACCGGTAAAGGCCGTTCTGGTCAACTCCGGAAATGCAAACGCATGCACCGGCGATGAAGGCCATGAGGATGCAAAGATTACACAGAAGCACTGCGCTGAACTCCTGGGCATCAAACCTTCAGAAGTCCTTATAAGCTCAACCGGCGTCATAGGAAAAAGACTTCCTATGGATACATACCTTGCAGGAATTGACAAGATTGTACCCCATCTTTCTGAAGAAGGCGGGCTCGATGCGGCTCAGGCAATTATGACAACCGACAAGAAAATGAAATCCTATGCCCTCAGGGTCAAGCTTGAAGGAGGATCGGTTAAGATCGGCGCCATTTGCAAGGGCAGCGGAATGATCATGCCGAATATGGCAACAATGCTCGGATTTATTACAACCGATGCAAAGGTAAGCCAGGCACTACTGCAGAAGATGCTTAAGAAATCAGTTCAGAATTCTTTCAATAAGATCTCTGTTGACGGCGAGACCTCCACAAACGATATGGTAGTCATACTTGCCAACGGTCACTCGGAACTTAGCATTAAGGCAGGCTCAAAGAATGAAGCCCTCTTTCAGGAAGCTCTCGATGCTCTCACAAAAAAAATGGCAAAGGCAATTGTCTCCGACGGCGAAGGCGCAACAAAGCTCGTTACAATTAACGTAACAGGCGCAAAAACAGAAAAGGACGCGGACCTTATAGGTAAGTCGGTTGCAAATTCATCGCTCGTTAAAACAGCAATTTACGGCCGCGACGCCAACTGGGGACGCATTATGTCGGCTGCCGGAATGAGCGGCGCAAAGCTCGACCCCTCAAAGGTGAGCATCAGCTTCGATAAGGTGCCGGTACTTCTTCCGGGCTACAAGATCGTACTCGATGAGGAGAAAGCCCTGGAAGTTCTCTCAAAAGATGAATTTGAAATAAACATCAGTCTTGACTCCGGAAAGAAGGCAGCCACTTGGTGGACATGCGACTTTACAGAAGAATACATTAAAATAAATGCTGATTACAGGACATAA
- the argC gene encoding N-acetyl-gamma-glutamyl-phosphate reductase yields MISIGIIGGSGYAGKKLVEILSLHPFVDNFTIYGNSTAGQSLYSVFPDLYGKTPDSVILPAENVSYDHDLYFLALPHGEALKYVPELIAKNKKIIDIGGDYRLDTAELYEKWYKLKHTSPNLLKEKLYGLADFIGDEYKGVSLVANPGCYPTATLLSLLPLASKFGGDILSASTIAYSGTSGAGKSAKTEMLMSEMDGNVRAYNVNGHRHQPEVLQMLNKNGFNSPYSFTTHLLPAATGIYATSSVHLKKDISEKDVLSEYKNIYGNSNFVRLRNVPPNLSWVVGTNFCDINVSVSNRVVVVTSTIDNLVKGAAGQAVQNMNKLFNFDERLGILHTGEKNVSIY; encoded by the coding sequence ATGATTTCTATTGGAATTATTGGCGGCAGCGGCTATGCAGGAAAAAAATTAGTTGAGATTTTATCTCTGCACCCTTTTGTGGACAACTTCACCATATACGGAAATTCTACGGCAGGCCAGAGCCTTTATTCCGTTTTCCCCGACCTTTACGGCAAGACGCCCGACAGCGTTATCCTCCCGGCGGAAAACGTCTCTTATGACCACGACCTTTATTTCCTGGCCCTCCCGCACGGGGAAGCACTGAAGTATGTGCCTGAGCTGATTGCAAAGAATAAAAAGATAATTGACATAGGCGGCGACTACAGGCTCGATACAGCTGAACTTTATGAGAAGTGGTATAAGCTTAAACACACTTCACCCAACCTCCTGAAGGAAAAACTTTACGGACTTGCAGATTTCATCGGCGATGAATATAAAGGCGTAAGTTTAGTTGCAAACCCGGGATGCTATCCCACTGCAACACTGCTTTCGCTGCTTCCCCTTGCTTCAAAGTTCGGCGGGGATATTCTCTCTGCCAGCACAATTGCATACTCAGGCACAAGCGGGGCAGGCAAGTCGGCAAAAACAGAAATGCTAATGTCTGAGATGGACGGCAACGTCAGGGCATATAACGTCAACGGCCACCGCCACCAGCCGGAAGTGCTGCAGATGCTGAACAAAAACGGTTTTAATTCACCGTATTCATTTACAACGCATCTTCTTCCAGCGGCAACAGGAATTTATGCCACTTCCTCAGTTCATCTGAAAAAGGATATTTCTGAAAAAGACGTGTTAAGTGAATACAAAAATATATACGGCAATTCAAATTTTGTAAGACTTCGCAACGTTCCGCCGAACCTCAGCTGGGTGGTGGGAACAAATTTCTGCGATATCAATGTGTCGGTTTCAAACAGGGTTGTTGTCGTTACTTCAACTATCGACAACCTCGTAAAAGGCGCTGCCGGACAGGCAGTACAGAACATGAACAAATTATTCAATTTTGACGAAAGACTGGGGATATTACACACGGGAGAAAAAAATGTATCAATTTATTGA
- a CDS encoding rubrerythrin family protein — translation MFAASITYAAKPNNALALKIENLKAAFEGESTASAKYAAYAKKAREEGHPQIALLFEAASFSEATHANNHKSALSELGQSVGKITPKFEVKSTKENLQDAINGETYEVTTMYPDFIKAANENIEKISLNYAYLTEKKHKEMYKNALEQLEAGKESSLSGTYAVCTTCGNTYDGPAPNRCGISMTPKDRFKIFKL, via the coding sequence ATGTTCGCCGCTTCCATTACTTACGCCGCAAAGCCAAATAATGCCCTGGCATTAAAAATTGAAAACCTGAAGGCTGCTTTTGAAGGGGAATCCACAGCTAGCGCCAAGTACGCAGCCTATGCAAAGAAAGCCAGAGAAGAAGGTCATCCTCAGATCGCGCTGTTATTTGAAGCCGCCTCTTTCTCGGAGGCAACCCATGCAAACAATCATAAATCGGCTCTTTCAGAATTAGGGCAGTCGGTAGGAAAAATAACCCCGAAGTTTGAAGTTAAATCCACAAAGGAAAACCTGCAGGATGCAATCAACGGCGAGACATACGAAGTAACAACAATGTATCCTGATTTTATAAAAGCCGCCAATGAGAATATTGAAAAGATATCGCTTAACTATGCGTACCTTACAGAAAAGAAGCACAAGGAGATGTATAAAAACGCTCTTGAACAGCTTGAGGCAGGCAAGGAAAGCTCGCTTTCAGGCACTTATGCCGTATGCACAACCTGCGGCAACACTTACGACGGCCCCGCCCCGAACAGGTGCGGAATTTCAATGACGCCTAAGGACAGATTCAAAATATTTAAGTTATAA
- a CDS encoding HAMP domain-containing histidine kinase codes for MKNNLSIKNRIALFFMIATAVLITLLFATIYVVVYNTVFNHLDSDLEAESIEVHRNLVILNDRFVITNSEEWMEKEHRQIEVNPTFVEIVDRNGNLTKKTGNLLYGSLKFDPSIKTKKFFDARLSGAPIRQLQMPIENPSGLTLGYLIIAIPLEESALVLRNLRNVLAVAIPLVLILLYFITKFIAGKSMAPIDTVISTAEKITKENIDKRIELPVHKDELYTLTYTINDLLDRLQDAVLREKQFTSDASHELRTPLAVLKGTLEVLVRKPRSTEQYETKIKYCIDEVNRMSNLVDQLLMLARYESGKTEPKMQKIDIAGIIEHTILRMQHGINAKRISLSFDSEAPVYASADEAMLEIILDNIISNSVKYSGMDTSINITLKTDNGKAVCTIQDCGIGMEEEEIEKIFDRFYRIDESRSSRISGSGLGLAIVKKLADLQKLRLRVESKPGNGTTFSIYFND; via the coding sequence GTGAAGAATAATTTAAGCATAAAAAACAGGATAGCCCTCTTCTTCATGATCGCTACGGCTGTCCTGATTACACTGCTTTTTGCAACCATTTACGTTGTGGTGTATAATACTGTCTTTAACCACCTGGATTCAGATCTCGAGGCAGAATCAATTGAAGTCCACAGGAATCTTGTAATCTTAAACGACCGCTTTGTAATTACGAATTCAGAAGAGTGGATGGAAAAAGAGCACCGCCAGATAGAGGTAAACCCCACCTTTGTTGAGATCGTTGACAGGAATGGGAACCTCACAAAGAAAACCGGCAACCTGCTCTACGGAAGCCTTAAATTCGATCCCTCAATTAAAACAAAAAAGTTTTTTGACGCCAGGCTTTCAGGAGCCCCCATAAGGCAGCTTCAGATGCCGATTGAGAACCCTTCGGGCCTGACGCTTGGATACCTTATTATTGCAATCCCACTTGAAGAGTCGGCTCTTGTACTAAGAAACCTTCGCAACGTTTTAGCCGTGGCAATTCCGCTTGTACTTATACTTTTATATTTCATAACAAAGTTTATTGCAGGCAAGAGCATGGCTCCAATAGACACAGTAATTTCAACGGCAGAGAAGATTACAAAGGAAAACATTGATAAGAGAATTGAACTCCCGGTGCACAAGGATGAGCTTTACACACTGACATATACAATAAATGATCTTCTGGACCGCCTGCAGGATGCGGTCCTGCGGGAAAAGCAGTTTACCTCAGACGCCTCACATGAGCTAAGGACGCCTCTGGCAGTATTAAAAGGAACGCTGGAGGTTTTGGTGAGGAAACCCCGCAGCACTGAGCAGTACGAGACAAAAATTAAATACTGCATTGATGAGGTTAACCGCATGTCGAACCTTGTAGACCAGCTCCTTATGCTGGCGCGATATGAAAGCGGCAAAACAGAGCCTAAGATGCAGAAGATAGATATTGCAGGAATTATTGAGCACACAATTTTAAGAATGCAGCACGGTATAAACGCCAAAAGGATCTCACTCAGTTTTGACAGCGAAGCCCCTGTTTATGCCAGCGCTGACGAGGCGATGCTGGAGATAATACTGGACAACATAATTTCAAACTCGGTAAAATATTCGGGAATGGATACGTCAATAAACATAACGCTGAAGACCGATAACGGAAAGGCCGTCTGCACAATTCAGGATTGCGGTATCGGCATGGAAGAAGAGGAAATTGAAAAGATCTTCGACCGGTTCTACCGTATAGATGAATCGCGCAGCTCCAGGATCAGCGGAAGCGGGCTTGGCCTTGCAATAGTTAAAAAACTGGCCGACCTGCAGAAGCTCCGCCTCAGAGTAGAAAGTAAACCCGGCAATGGCACCACTTTTTCCATCTATTTTAATGATTAG
- a CDS encoding DUF2231 domain-containing protein, which translates to MFDTSHLHPMIVHFPIALLIVGFLFDAVSLFVKKEFFSTAGFYLLILGTLGVVAAFFTGSYAGGGISEAGSLKQALETHEGAAELALWLMIITAVVRIALVIAKKYEGGFKYAVVFLFLLGVLAIARTGYYGGDLVFRHAAGVQFNLGLDSGAGDSEKE; encoded by the coding sequence ATGTTTGATACGTCACACCTGCACCCGATGATAGTGCACTTCCCTATTGCACTTCTGATAGTCGGATTTTTATTTGATGCAGTCAGCCTGTTTGTAAAGAAAGAATTCTTCAGCACCGCGGGCTTCTACTTGCTGATACTTGGTACGCTTGGCGTCGTTGCGGCCTTTTTTACCGGCTCTTATGCCGGGGGCGGAATAAGCGAGGCGGGATCGCTTAAGCAGGCTCTTGAAACGCATGAAGGGGCGGCAGAACTGGCCCTCTGGCTCATGATAATAACTGCTGTTGTAAGGATTGCCCTCGTAATTGCAAAGAAATATGAAGGCGGATTTAAGTATGCCGTTGTATTTCTCTTTTTACTTGGCGTGCTGGCAATAGCAAGAACCGGCTACTACGGGGGGGACCTGGTGTTCCGCCATGCAGCAGGAGTCCAGTTTAATCTTGGCCTTGATTCCGGTGCGGGGGATTCCGAAAAAGAATAA
- a CDS encoding BrnT family toxin codes for MLKITKSTEFDWDIGNWDKNYYKHNVTRTEAEEVFFNRPILLSTDKKHSTTTERRYLALGKTNRERKLFISFTERENMVRIISVRDMTPNERQRYEEHEKKRTQT; via the coding sequence ATGTTAAAGATTACGAAATCGACCGAATTTGACTGGGATATCGGGAACTGGGATAAAAACTACTACAAACATAATGTTACTAGAACAGAGGCGGAGGAAGTGTTTTTTAATCGTCCAATTTTGCTTAGTACTGACAAAAAACATTCTACTACAACCGAGAGACGATACCTGGCGCTTGGTAAAACTAATAGGGAAAGGAAATTATTTATTTCATTTACTGAAAGAGAAAACATGGTGAGAATCATATCTGTCAGAGATATGACTCCCAATGAAAGACAACGTTATGAAGAGCATGAAAAGAAAAGAACGCAAACTTAA